The nucleotide sequence tgtttatttttcaaagcactcATCAGACATTGGATTATCTACTGTTGTCTTATTCCAAAATAATGTTGTATTAGAGATATTGTTGCTTCTGATGGCTCACCTGGTCTCGTAAAGTGGTATACTGCGTTGACAAGTTAATAACCTGTAAACTTGAGCCCTGGTGCTCAAAATTTTCCATGCCAGATTTCCTGAAATGCCTGACAATATCTAGAaagctttaataaaaatgaCTCAGCTTTTCTAAAGAACAAGGCTATGGAGAGACTAGGGAAATACCTTATTGCTTTGTTCATCTTATCACTTGAGAGGCTTGGGTTCTGTTCTTTGTTTAAGAAAGGTAGTGTTAAGAGATTCTGTATAcgggaaaaaaaaggtgaggGTAAATactgaagaggaaggaaagcattCTAAGACACACATCAGCACAGTGCGAAGTTGTTGCATATTGATTGTAAAATTTCTGAAGTCTAGGATAGCCTAACAAAAAGGAGATGGGCAGGAGTATAAATTGCATGAGTTCTACCTTCAAACAGCACCTAGTAGAAGCTTGGttagtggaaagaaaaacttttacTTGGAAAATCCAGCCTGAGACATTGaatcttgtgtgtgtgtgtgttgttctGAAGGGAGACGGTATCACTAGTGGTCTTATAATTACATCTAGCCAacattttgcagtttctgaTGATCAGCTGGGGGCTTGGCAGAGGAGGATTTTCCCTTGCAGGAGTGTCAGAGGCTCTGCTTCCCCTGATGCACTGAAAATGGGCAGCGATCAGACAAGATGGAGctgtctgttctgctgcttAAGAGACAACAGTGTTGTGTTTCATGAGCTGCTGGCCACAGCAAGGGAAAAATCTCAAGTAGCTAGAGTGCTCAGTTTCCAGTTAGTACGAACTGGAATAggcaatgtaaaaaaaaaaaatttataaatgatgcagaatacaaataaaaaagcttaTATTCTGtctcctgccagctgcctcCCATCAGTTACCTCCTGGTGATTCTTTCCTCTAGGCTTGCCCTCGTTCTAAACCTTTCCTTGGCTTGAGTCACAGCAAGCCACACGTGCTTCAGCCTGTCGATGTGTGCAATTCACTGCTCTTCTCCCTGTCTTTGCAATGGACAAACCTGCTTGTTGAATTCCTTCCCTTCTGGACCTGCCccctggctgctctgtgctgcactcagcttttctcctttcagtttCAGGAAATCTTCCTTCATCAAATCTTGCATCTCGCCCAGAATGTAGCAGCCCTGGGCAAAGGTAAACAGGCAAACTTCTCTCTCCTGCCCAGCCACAGCCTTTTAAAGAGAGCTTACACATTTCCATGAACATCTATTCTCTACCACACCATACTCCTACACTTAGCTTTAACCTAACTATCAGCAGGGAGTAGTCTTCAAGGTCCAAAACCAGATAAAACTTGTAGATTTCCACTTTCTGCTTTCCCCTCCAAAGCTTGTctaggatctttttttttttctgttttattttctgtgtttttttttaattttttttagtaacaTCACTGATCACTAATCTTGTTTGGCTTTTGTTTACTTATgtttcaatgtttttctttttaactgcagtTATAATACCTTTATTAGAGGGTGAGATCCTCCAacatctaataaaaaaaaaaaaaacattaaaaatatttagtgttCACCTTTGGGGATCTtaactgaaaaacacatttgtgttAGTAAAAGATTTGCTTGAAGGTACTTACTTTCTATTTTCATGAGAACTTCAATATCCTGAATGGACTCTGTCCTTCCTTCCTGTTGCCAGGTGTGAAACTCTTTCGGTCTTAGTAATTTTATAagctgattttttgtttgtttctaaaaaataaaacaataatagtAGACTTGTGACTTTTGAAGGTATAGAAGGCTTCTGACAACCAGATTACTGTAGCAAGAGTTTGTCAAGcatgaagaaattaaagctTTGGTTTCATGCCATATTCTGTTATGTGCTTTGTTGCTTAGGTCTTGACCTGATAATGCAAAAATACGGTCTgagctgttgtcttttttttccaggatgaaTATGATGGCCTGGCAGACGAAATCGCTAATTCCAAGCCAGAAAAGAATCCTCCAAATGTGGATCTAAAAGCTGAAGACTTCATAGTTGATGTAACTATCTCTGCTTTTGGAGTGACCTTAGAGTAAAAACTACTTGATCACATACAGGTGTTAAAGTCAGCAGTCCAGCAACTGGCCATTATTTTTGAAGGCGAGTGAACCATTTGCTCCGGTGGGAGGAAGACAGGCAGGGCGATTCCTGCAGGCATCTCATGCCTGGGGCATGGCAGTCGCTCCCAGGTGCATGCAATGCAGTCTCCAGCCACCAGGAGTGTAAGGAGGGAGCCTGTGACAGGGCAAAGTTTGAGCAGTCTGCTACTGTCAAATAGCTTAAACCCTCTTCTCAGTTAATTATCAGAGGAGCTAGTGAATGGCTTTTTGCAAAGTACATCACAAATCACTTCTAAAGCTGTCTTGCACTGAAGATTCATTTCAGGTTGGGGAAAATGCCAGCAGCTTATGTAGCTTTAAAGTAGCTGACTACTTTCATTGTCCCACAAACTGACATAATGGGGAAGTGGgcccttctctctcttctgaCCACACAATTTAAAGTGTCCCAAGCAGATGTAAGTAATGTTGGCTAACCCTCATGTTTAAAACTGTAAGCTCTGTTGCTGTCTGAGCAGGTTGTGTGACTCAGGAAGGCACAGTGTGTTGAGGGAGCAGCATGGTTTTACTCTTTGAAACTGCAGTGTTTCAGAATGCTGGTGGGTACAAATGCAAAGGTCCACCTGGCAGCTGCAGACTTGAGAGGTGATggaataaaagattaaaaaatgcaaatgccaGATTGTTTTATGAGGTAATAATTTGTTAattactgttctttttcttattaCTGCCATTTACAGAACTATAGTATGTATGTACTTGTATTTATTGTAAGAAAACCAATGACAAGCATTAacaaatgtcattttatttgttttgcatgcAAGGTTATCAGTATGGATTATGGAATGAAAGATCAGAATCCCATTGATAATGTTCTCTTCTATTGCAAGGCTGATCCTTCCAAGGCTGTCAAGATCAGTAAAGAACAGGTAGTCTTTTATCTTCCTCAAACGGCCTTCTGAAAGTGATCTTCTTTACAGCTTGCAATGGAAGCAATCGCTGTCCTTCATGGTAGTTCTTGCAGTAGTTGTGGAAAGGTGGTGGAATCCATGTCTTTGCAGGTACTGGGCGTATGTCACAAGATGAGTACAGTCATCTGGAGTCCCAACATCCATTACATATGAAGTGTTTAACTCTTTTGTTcttacagaaatataatttgCTTAGATAAAGCACATGGATTATAGTgagatgtttttattgttttgaattTGTATTTAGATGAAGAAATTGAAGTTCCCTGGACTGTAAATTTAAAGAATGAAGcttatttgttctttattcCAAAGGTTTCAAGGCTTTTACCCAGGATATTTGCAGAACAGCTTATTCGGGTTTATTGCAAAAATCTGGATCCAAATATTGTTTCAGCTGCAAAACAGTATTTCGTTCAGTGGTGTATAAAGAGGGATTTCACCAAACCACAGGTAACAAATTTGtatgttattttcttgttctaGTGTTTTTTACCTTTGTCTGTAAGCTTGCTCATTCATAAAAAAATCTAGGGATTTCGGCCTTGTCATTGTGGCGTTGCTGCTTCCCACTAACCtagcttctgtttttgttgtggcTTGCATCTGGACATGCTCTGGTTTCACTGGAATAGTGATGGATTTTCATTCGTTTAACTTAGGTGATGTGAAAAGCCgtatttttataacaaaatttAACATCCATGCAGCAACTCACTAGTGTATTGATGCAGGTTTCCTCATACAAATACTTAAAATGCCACTGAGAGATTAAAAGATCTAGAGTGGTCTTATCAATTCTTCTGATTGCTTTGGCTCTTTCCCTTTCCCGTTCACCAGCTGTTAAATTTACCTCTCTGATAGGATATACATGATCACTCCATTGGATCTGAGTCAGAGTGCAAAATCCCTGGGAAACAAATTTGCAAACCTCTACTCCCTGGGCAACTAATCTGTAGTCTGAGTGCTTGGAAAGCCTTAGCTGTTCTGTGCTCTCTTTTCCTGTCAATTCTCAGACATATAAGTTTCCATCTGAAAGACTGTATGTTCTCAGATGGAACATACAGCCCTCAGAGGGCTGTATGTTACAGCTCATCTGAAGTTTTGCACTGGATACAGTGCAAGAGCTGCCATAGCAATTCAAATGAAAGCCTGAAGCAGAACTTGAGTTCATatgctttgttttgcattccTCCTGCCAAAAGTTATTGGGAAACCTGTAACATCTGTGGCTGTAAACTGGTGATGTGTGATGCAGCATCCCCATCACATCCCCCTTGCAGGAAGGTGGTGGCCTTTGTCTAATAAAACTACGATGTTCTGATACTTCCAGTATTATATATCAGTGTAAACAATCAGTTATGGTTGTATCAAGTAAGTTTTTCTCAGTCAAGTCTGTCTTACGAGAGCAGTTAATTTCTGAAAGGCTTTTTGCAAACAGATTAAGTAAAAGGCTTATTCTGCTTGTAGCTCATGAAGTATGGTTGTATCCGGCAACTGTATTTTTCTGGTTCAGAGTTACCCATCTTATATGTCCTGCGGCATGCCAGGGCCTATATAACATGCCAAGATAGTCCCACCAGTCTATTTCTGCTTGTTCTTTCCACTGTTTGTAATGCCTTATTACCAGATAAGCGGTCTGACAAGGCTGAGCACCGCAGCCTAGACCGTACCAGTTACTGTACTGTTATATACCTTAAGAAGGTGAAGGGCACCTCCAAGCACCTACACCTGGTAGACTGCAatagatttaaattagaaacTGGGAGGGATTCGGAACAAAAGCTTGTAACAATATTTCCAATTCATATACCAATGCCCAAAATGCAAGCCAGCTTCTCAAATATATGGGGGATTTTTTCCCTGTCAGTTCCGACCACTAACTACAGCAGTTTCCATCTCTGTGATGCATGGTCTTCCATACTTATGAATTTCCAGTGCTTCTAGGAccttgcatttaatttttctcctatGCCTGATAGTGAGCCTCTTCCCCCTGGTTTaggatagaaagaaaaaattaattcattatcATTAATGTTTCCTGACTTTTAATAACAGGATGGTGATGTGATTGCCCCTCATCTAACTCCAATGAAACAAAGCTGGAATAACAGAAGTGGGGATGAATTCAATACAGCTTCGGAACCAAGTTGCAAGCAAAGGCTTTCTTTCAATAAGTAACACTTCTCCTTTTTGCACTATTCAgctattttcttcagaagataGTTGACCCTCAGTGGCAACTTCTAAAAtgctctgtaaaaaaaaaatgcatagaacAATGCAGCAATACATCTTACAATACAGTATGTTCTTATGTAGACACTTAAACTAAGTGCATATTCAGAATGGACTTCTACAAAATTAACAAGTAATCTGTTACGGCAGAGCAAACTcaattctcatttatttttgaatgtaatGGCACTGTTACAGCAAgagtaaattaattaaaaaaaaaaaatcataattgtTACAAGAAGTGCTGAAAATGTGTTACTGCTCCTTCTAGTCCTGATATTTTCTTAAGGTAATTGTGATGTTACTTGAGCTAGTAGAAAAACTTCTAGCTCTCTTTAaacttcattttggaaaaaaaaaaatagaggaggggagagaagaatCTTTTTAATATCCAAAGATTACTTTCCTGGTATTGAAAAAGCTGATGAAGATGCAGACCTCTTGCTGTAAAAGTGACCACGCAGCTTTTATTGAAGTAACAATGCATTGCCCTTACATGCagcattttattgtttttatagtGTATTTTTGATACGTtgaatattacatttttactACTACACTGAACTGCAAAAACTGCTCAAAACTTCTATTATGGGAGTGGttgcagcaaagcagagctaCTTGAATGTTTGTCAAGGTATGTGGTCATGCACACAGTTCTTACATGGTTAGTGAGTCTCGTCAGGGTGCTGCATGGTGCACCTCTGCTAGAGCAGAGCCACAAGTGCAcattgtttctgcatttcactGTACCAGATAGACAGGCTCTTCAGGAATCCTTTAGTTATTGTATccttttcctgtatttcctgGCTCTGTGATTGCTGTTCTTGTGTATATTTCTCATCCTCGTAGAACTGTAAGAGTTCTTACAATTTTCCTTATGGGCAAACTAATGTGAATGTTGCTAAATGTCCTGTTGGAAAAGCAAACTAGAAAGACtttttccctcttgtttttTTACTCAGGTCTAAGATGTTCTATTTGAAGGCtgctttcattaaataaaacctAAAAGTTTGAAAAGCCTACCCTCAACATTAAATATCCAAAGCAAAGGTTCTGTAATGCTCAGAAATTGGAACAAGCTTTGGATTTTTAgatctgaaatgagaaaatacaagTTCAGCATTCAATTTTAACAGCCAAGCTTTTGAAACTAACACAGTGGGAAGCCACTGTGTAAGAAAACTGTATAACTTTTCATATCTGAttgtttcctttgtctttttgtaTCATGGAAACTGATAGCAATTAGGCAGGAGGTAAGGAGAATGAGTATTCACCTATGTTACTGATTTGGTTTGAAATAGTAAGAAGCTGTTCTGCGCTCTGCTGCTTATTAACCTGTGCTCATGTGTTTAATGGTGatgcagcacagcctctgctgtTCATATCTTTAATGGTATTTCAGATCTGCAGTGTACCAGGTAGCTATTAGGAGCTGTCTTGACCTTTTgaaaagctcttaaaaaatgtattatgcTTCAAGAAATAACATCATAGAGTAAAGGCATTTGTCTCCATTATCCACATGAAATCAAGTATTGTTCAGACTAATGTAATTTTGTTATGGCTGCTTGGATTTGTTTTGATGTTACAAAAGGTGCACTTTATATTTGGGAAAAGCTTTTTGCTCACGTTTAAGCAAAAACTTGTACTTAAGTCTATCAGATACTAAGTTCTGAGAcagagcatttctttttctcaaacaCATTAATCTGAGCCTTTCTGtactaaaataaatgtataagaaatgattttaatattcttttaatgaatttcagtgtgtgaacttcatttaaaaacagcacGGTTAAAACCAGCCCGATGTTCTTCTAAAGGACAAATGCTGATTTGTGGGAGGGACATCCTCGTGAAGGATCTGGCTGAGGAGGCAGAGTGCACCTTCAGCAGGTTTGCAGGTGACatggagctgggaggagtggctgaggcaCCAGAGGGTcacagtgctgtgcagagggTCCTGGGCAGCTGGAGAAAGGGGCTGGCAGGAATCTCCTGCAGTTAGACAAAGTGCTGCCCCCTGGGGAGGAACAGGCCTGGGACATTCCCCCCCAGctgggggaagcagcagggcagggaatgtcctgggggtcctggtgaggccacatgCGGAGcactgggtccagttctgggttctCTGGTGCAAGAGAGATGGACAGACTGGAAGGAGTGTGAGGGGCCAAACTGGGAGGAATGTCTCATGAACAGGAGGGCTTGCACCCAGTGCCTGAGCCATCGACCAGGATGTGCGTGCACATCTGCTTGTGCCGCTTTCCTTGTACAACTTCGTGGTGCTATTACTTGTGTTCATGACAGGGACAAGGCTTGGAGCATGGCTTTTCCCATTTATTGATGATCAGCACCCACTCACACACCTGCCCTGGTGCCACCAGCCCTATGGCAGCggccagcagggcagaggctgTCCCAGCTGCTTGGTCCTGCGGGCAGCACGCTGCTCTCAGTCTGCTGCTTCATCTGGCCTCGTGGGGAggctctgccccatccctgccagGCCAGGTCCTCAGGTGCTACCGGCAGAGCTGGTgtggcagcagcactgtgggGCTGGCCTCCTGCAGGGCTCTGTCCCCTCACCCTTCACCGGGTGCGTGTGGTGGGGACatttgcagggctggggagcaggaggcagctgtggcCTTCCCCCAGCACTGTCCCGATGGGCGCTGGAGGTGGCTGGCCCCGTGAGCCATCAGTTCAGGCTCTTCCCCTGGCAGCGGTGTCCATCAGTCAGGCCAGGCCCCACACCTCCAGGTCCTGGACGCAGAAATCCCCTCGCGGTGAGAGGCTCTCGTTGTTGAACGTCTCGCAGGGGTGGCTGCCCCCGTGGTGCAGGTCCCCGTCCAGCCACAGCCCAAACCTGCCGCTGGAAGGTGCAGAGGCTGTGCTCAGCCGAggccctctcctgctgcctggccagCTGAGcctcacagcagctgggacCCCTACCTGCCCCCGCCGACCATCAGCAGGTCCACGTCTCCCTTCACGAAGAAGTTGTTCCTGCCCGTCCACCTGAACACCTGTGGGGACAGCGATCAGGCcaccctgtccctgtcccaacTGCTGGGGCCGGGCCCTGTCAGTCCCAGCTTCAGGGCTCAGAGCCTGGAGCCCTGCAAGGAACGGCTGCAGCCACAGGGCCGGGTCCCAGCCCCCAGCTGTCCCCACCAGCAGCCATCGGAGCCCTTTTGGTGCCTCCCCCTGATGGCACCATCAGGCATCAGCCCCCTCAGACCCACAGACCatcccttttctccctccctcccccagttGCCATCCCACTGGCTGTGTCCTGTGCTGTGGTGACCTGGTGGCTTTGTTCCTGGTGGACCAAGTGCGGCTGCATTACCCTGGCCCATCCCCAGACCTCCCACCAGCACCTCAGGGTTCTTCCAGCAGGGCCGGGCCGTGGGGCATGGCTGATCCCCACCCTCAGGACCTCCCCCCCTTTCCTCTGACcccacagctgcagcccccaccttcagctctggggagaaagagaagagaaacgTTTCCCCTGTGCCGTAAAACTTGTTGCTCATGTGAATGGCGGTGGCGAAGAACGCACCGAAGGCCTGGGAGGGGGAGAGACGAGCAGATGGGGCCGTGCCGCGGGGTTGAGGCGTGCGCTGAGCCAGGGCTCTCTGGCACACACAGCGTGAagctgctgtggggtgggggatGCCGTGGGGTGGTGGGTTTTGGCCTTACCTGTGCATCGGTGTCTCGGatgagcagcagtgcaggggagCTGAGGGGGCCGGCACGCCGGTACAGGGTCCTCAGGCTGAAGCCGTCCCGTGCGGTGCAGTACAGCAGgctccagggctgctgctgcagccgggGGGGCAGGTGGGGTCCCAGCTGGGGTAGGGTGGGCTCAGAGGGGCTGTTGGGCTGTcccagctcccctgcagccctgccgcTCCCAACCCCCAGCCTCCCACGATGCACATCCCACCCCCAGCATCCTCCCCCCTCCAAGCACCCTTCCCTTGAAGCATTTTCACCCAGATTCCTATGCCCAAGAGGCGTTCCCAAGCAGCCTCCCAAGACACCTCCTGGAGCATTCTTCCCCCAAGCATCTTCACAAAAGGTCCTGCTGAGCATCCTCCCAGGACTCCCCAAGCGTTCTCACCCTAAGCACCCTTTTGGAAGCCAGAGAACCTGCCTGGATCCAAGCAGGAGACCAGGCTTGGAGTGAGGTGtcccacagctctgccctctGGTAGGGTGTGGGGCCTGGCACCTCCGGGGCTGTCCCCCAGATAACTGGGGCcttggggagctgcagcctggccGAGGCACTGCCACCTGTGCCTACCGTCCCCTCACCCAAGCCCATGCAGGGCATCTAGCAACAGGGGCACCGTGCTGGGAACCCATGGTGGGGGCTCCCCAGATTTGGGTCCCTCTTTGGCAGTGCCAGCCCTGAGGTCCTGCTCACGGCCCCTGGTCCTCCAGGAGGAGCAACGGGCCAtaagctggggcagggggacacgACTGTCCATTGGAGGGGGGGCATCACCCATCCAACCTCACACTGGCACGGCTGTGGCTTGGCAGCTCCTCACCTCCTTGGTGTCCCTGTCCCGCAGGACGCGGCTCGgtgtgctcagcaccagcccacACGGCTCCTCCGGCGCCGCGCCTGCAGCTGGGGCCCCCTCCCAGCCTGGCCGCCCCTCGCCGTCCGGCTCCACGCAGCCCACGGGCAGGTCCTCGTCCTGGTCGGGCTGGGGATGGAAGGAGTCAAATGCCTCCCTCCCACCCTTCCCCTACGCCCACCCCACTCCCCCAGACCAGCAGCCTTGCCCCAGGGGCGCAGTGTCCCCAAAGCTGCCCCGCACAGGGGTCTCCTGCCCTGGGAAGGGTTCCCCAAGGCCTCTGCAGCCCTCGGACCCCCCAGGGGTGGGTGCCAGGCTGGGCCTGCTCTCCCCGCTGCCGTGCCGGGCCCTGGCACCCTGCCAGGCGGTGCCTCCATTGCACGGAAGTTCACGGGTGCAGGGCCGCCCAGGGAGGAGatgtggaggaggagaaagaggaagaggagacgAGGAGAGGTTTCCACAGCCTCGGCTAAAACTCAGCCCCGGCAGAAGAGCTTGCAGCAGTGAATCCCGGCTgtgccctcccctgcccacagcaggacCGGCCCCGTGCGTGGGGATGGTGAGGAGCCTTGGGGCAGGTGGCTGGCCATGGGGTCAGGGTAGATTTGGGCACAGCCCGCACCCCTGCTCAAGGACAAGGGGGGAATTGGGGCAGAGCcaagcagctcctccagcttccCCGCAGTGGGGACAGGCAGAAAACATCCCAGGGGACCAACGGACGAGGGGGCaaggcaggggcagccccagagGGACCAGGGATCCCCGCTGGTGCTTAAATCACAGCAAGGCTGAAGGGCAGAACCCCAGTGTGCCCcattccccaccaccaccccaggGGCAACCCCACAAATGGCCCCACGCCAGGCACGGCAGGGCCAGACCTACCAGGAGGTGGTAGCGGGCACGGAGCCCCCTCATCATCCTGGGTGCtcctggggtgctgggagccGTGCTGCCAGGGCCACCTCGCCGCCACCCGGGGTTAATGTTCAAGCGCTCCGCTGTGACGCAGGGCCGGGCGTGGAGCCCCGCAGCCCGGGTCACCCAGATGCGTCCCCAGGTGTCCGCCTCCACTTCTCCCCCGGTGGCTGGGGGCTGTCACC is from Anas acuta chromosome 16, bAnaAcu1.1, whole genome shotgun sequence and encodes:
- the TLDC2 gene encoding TLD domain-containing protein 2 — translated: MMRGLRARYHLLPDQDEDLPVGCVEPDGEGRPGWEGAPAAGAAPEEPCGLVLSTPSRVLRDRDTKELGPHLPPRLQQQPWSLLYCTARDGFSLRTLYRRAGPLSSPALLLIRDTDAQAFGAFFATAIHMSNKFYGTGETFLFSFSPELKVFRWTGRNNFFVKGDVDLLMVGGGSGRFGLWLDGDLHHGGSHPCETFNNESLSPRGDFCVQDLEVWGLA